A region from the Gossypium hirsutum isolate 1008001.06 chromosome A08, Gossypium_hirsutum_v2.1, whole genome shotgun sequence genome encodes:
- the LOC107926157 gene encoding WUSCHEL-related homeobox 8, giving the protein MEWQNQEMQHHHQQGEDYLQYQIQNEVCGKVMTDEQVEELRKQIVAYSAISEQLAELHKSMSAHHNFTGIRLGNLYCDPISASVGHKITARQRWTPTALQLQILENIYKQGTGTPSKQKIKEIASELEQHGPISETNVYNWFQNRRARSKRKLQSSTDSVNAETDVSTKEKKTKPVDPDFITNISQGVESFYFQADISRGYDSYNNLAEQFGLLG; this is encoded by the exons ATGGAGTGGCAGAATCAAGAAATGCAACATCACCACCAACAAGGAGAAGACTATTTGCAGTATCAAATTCAAAATGAGGTTTGTGGGAAAGTGATGACAGATGAACAGGTAGAGGAACTGAGGAAACAGATCGTTGCCTATTCCGCCATTTCTGAGCAGCTTGCTGAGTTGCACAAATCCATGTCTGCCCACCACAATTTTactg GTATAAGGTTGGGAAATCTATATTGTGATCCAATATCAGCCTCTGTTGGGCACAAGATCACTGCTAGACAGCGATGGACTCCAACCGCATTGCAGCTTCAAATTCTTGAGAATATATATAAGCAAGGAACTGGAACACCAAGCAAGCAAAAAATCAAAGAGATAGCATCTGAACTAGAACAACATGGTCCAATCTCTGAAACAAATGTATATAATTGGTTTCAGAATAGGCGTGCTCGATCAAAAAGAAAGCTTCAATCCTCTACAGATTCAGTTAATGCAGAAACAGATGTGAGCACAAAAGAGAAAAAGACTAAACCAGTAGATCCAGACTTCATTACCAACATTTCACAAGGAGTTGAAAGCTTCTATTTCCAAGCTGATATTTCACGAGGCTATGATTCTTACAATAATCTAGCTGAACAATTTGGGTTACTAGGATGA